A single genomic interval of Porphyromonas sp. oral taxon 275 harbors:
- a CDS encoding PQQ-like beta-propeller repeat protein, producing MYAREGMAFGHDPYRQVICPLDHSGQPLWSYRIMRLGGASYSPNAKDQLESLLGVAAGLLWIYTDFGRLVAFDLSTGELVHRLSSNPYDSTNPRYRMVESLEDCFFREEDKAIVSINSLGVRIFDAATAACLESYRFADVDPDGIPAFKYFAIAQFQGDYFTFRAERDGASYSWGWAGVFDLKARSLLWAGEVIPSQERERTGNGLVASRPLYYAGDKLYLLDAKHTLHIYQRS from the coding sequence TTGTATGCAAGGGAGGGGATGGCCTTCGGTCATGATCCCTATAGGCAGGTGATCTGTCCTCTGGATCACTCGGGGCAGCCGCTGTGGAGCTACCGCATCATGAGGCTGGGTGGAGCCTCCTATAGCCCCAATGCAAAGGATCAGCTCGAGAGCCTACTGGGGGTGGCTGCTGGGCTGCTGTGGATCTACACAGACTTTGGGCGACTGGTAGCCTTCGACCTTAGTACGGGGGAGCTGGTTCATCGGCTCTCGTCCAATCCCTACGACAGCACGAATCCCCGCTATAGGATGGTCGAGAGCTTGGAGGACTGCTTCTTCCGCGAGGAGGATAAGGCCATCGTGAGCATCAATAGCCTCGGGGTACGCATCTTCGACGCTGCTACGGCTGCGTGTCTCGAGAGCTACCGCTTCGCCGATGTAGATCCTGATGGGATCCCTGCCTTTAAGTACTTCGCCATCGCTCAGTTCCAAGGGGACTACTTTACCTTCAGGGCAGAGCGGGACGGAGCGAGCTATAGCTGGGGGTGGGCTGGGGTCTTTGACCTCAAGGCGCGCAGCCTGCTGTGGGCTGGCGAGGTCATCCCCAGCCAGGAGCGAGAGCGGACGGGGAATGGCCTAGTCGCGAGCCGTCCCCTATACTATGCGGGGGATAAGCTCTACCTGCTGGATGCCAAGCACACCCTGCACATCTACCAGCGTAGCTAG
- a CDS encoding glycosyltransferase family 1 protein, with protein MNIAFDAKRITNNATGLGNYSRFVLEALMEYRPENRYLLYSPSIGRPELYRELLEHRSVQLHTPHRALAFLGGSLWRNYSIPRLVREAKVDLFHGLSNELPLGLYRAQRVGTVVTIHDLAFIRYPQYYKPIDRLLYRRKYGASARAADHVITVSEQTRCDVIDIFGVEEERVTTVYQGCSERFAQIQPEEVAAARQALRLPQRYMLFVGSIEERKNLLLAVEALAQLQDKELHLVAVGRRTPYAQQVLDRARRLGVTSRLHLLHQVGATYLPGIYGGAEVFVYPSRFEGFGIPIIEALNAGIPVIGATGSCLEEAGGPTSLYTDPDNADMLASLIDRVLIDISLRRLMIDEGRSYVERFTPKRIARDLSQVYEQVMLTYE; from the coding sequence ATGAACATAGCCTTCGATGCTAAGCGCATCACCAACAACGCTACGGGCCTCGGCAACTACAGCCGCTTCGTCCTTGAGGCGCTCATGGAGTATCGACCGGAGAACCGCTATCTGCTCTACTCGCCCTCCATCGGGCGCCCCGAGCTCTATCGGGAGCTGCTCGAGCACCGCTCGGTACAGCTGCATACGCCGCACCGAGCACTGGCCTTCCTCGGCGGGAGCCTTTGGCGGAACTACTCCATCCCTCGTCTGGTGCGTGAGGCTAAGGTCGATCTCTTTCACGGGCTCTCCAATGAGCTGCCCCTCGGACTGTACCGCGCCCAGCGTGTCGGGACGGTGGTGACGATCCACGACCTGGCCTTCATCCGCTACCCGCAGTACTACAAGCCCATCGACCGCCTGCTCTACCGCCGCAAGTACGGGGCCTCGGCACGTGCCGCCGACCACGTGATCACGGTGAGCGAGCAGACGCGCTGCGACGTGATCGACATCTTCGGCGTGGAGGAGGAGCGTGTGACGACGGTCTACCAAGGCTGCTCCGAGCGCTTCGCCCAGATCCAGCCCGAGGAGGTCGCCGCTGCCCGTCAGGCACTTCGACTGCCGCAGCGCTATATGCTCTTCGTCGGGAGCATCGAGGAGCGGAAGAACCTCCTACTGGCTGTCGAGGCGCTGGCGCAGCTGCAGGACAAGGAGCTCCACCTGGTCGCCGTAGGCCGCCGCACGCCTTACGCCCAGCAGGTGCTGGATCGTGCGCGTCGCCTCGGGGTGACGTCGCGCCTACATCTGCTGCATCAGGTGGGGGCGACCTATCTCCCTGGGATCTATGGCGGGGCGGAGGTCTTCGTCTATCCCTCGCGCTTCGAGGGCTTCGGCATCCCGATCATCGAGGCGCTCAATGCGGGGATCCCCGTTATCGGAGCTACGGGCTCCTGCCTCGAGGAGGCTGGGGGGCCGACGAGTCTCTATACTGATCCCGACAATGCCGATATGCTCGCCTCGCTCATCGACCGCGTGCTGATCGATATCTCCCTGCGCCGCCTCATGATCGATGAGGGCCGCAGCTACGTAGAGCGCTTCACGCCCAAGCGTATCGCCCGTGACCTCTCCCAGGTCTACGAGCAGGTGATGCTGACCTACGAGTAG
- a CDS encoding MFS transporter translates to MQTSHIKLRLTAMNFLQFAVWGAYLTSMGRYLASAGFAEHIGSFYAMQGIVSLFMPALMGIVADRWVPAQRLLGICHLLAGGLMFVLYFYTQSGSTLDYGTLFALYTLSVAFYMPTLALSNSVAYTSLEQAGMDLVKSFPPIRVFGTVGFICTMISVSLLGVESTSGQFAVSAMLGLIQALYSWTLPHCPTAPKGESKGLVEALGLRAFVLFRQRKMALFFVFSMLLGVSLQITNGFANPFINTFGEIPAYAETFGVKYANILISLSQLSETLCILLIPFALRRFGIKNVMLIAMVAWVLRFGLLGLGDPGSGVWLFLLSMIVYGVAFDFFNVSGSLFVDKETDPSIRSSAQGLFMIMTNGIGATLGSLGAQAVVNHYVYSEHDAHAMLVGWSVSWYIFAAYAAVVALLFALLFRYKGDVAKA, encoded by the coding sequence ATGCAGACCTCACACATCAAGCTCCGCCTGACGGCGATGAACTTCCTCCAGTTCGCCGTCTGGGGTGCCTACCTTACCTCCATGGGGCGCTACCTCGCCTCGGCTGGCTTCGCCGAGCATATCGGCTCTTTCTATGCCATGCAGGGGATCGTCTCGCTCTTCATGCCTGCCCTAATGGGGATCGTGGCCGACCGCTGGGTGCCCGCCCAGCGCCTGCTCGGGATCTGCCATCTGCTGGCAGGGGGCTTGATGTTCGTCCTTTACTTCTATACGCAGAGCGGCAGCACGCTGGACTACGGCACGCTCTTTGCCCTCTACACGCTGAGTGTCGCCTTCTACATGCCCACGCTAGCGCTGAGCAATTCGGTGGCCTATACCTCGCTGGAGCAGGCCGGGATGGATCTGGTGAAGAGCTTCCCGCCGATACGCGTCTTCGGGACGGTGGGCTTCATCTGTACGATGATCTCGGTGAGCCTGCTCGGGGTCGAGTCCACGAGTGGGCAGTTCGCCGTCTCTGCGATGCTCGGGCTGATTCAGGCGCTCTACTCGTGGACGCTGCCGCACTGCCCGACGGCTCCCAAGGGGGAGAGCAAGGGACTGGTGGAGGCGCTCGGGCTGCGTGCCTTCGTCCTCTTCCGCCAGCGCAAGATGGCGCTCTTCTTCGTCTTCTCTATGCTCCTGGGGGTAAGCCTGCAGATTACCAATGGCTTTGCGAACCCCTTCATCAATACCTTCGGCGAGATCCCTGCCTATGCGGAGACCTTCGGAGTCAAGTATGCCAACATCCTCATCTCCCTGAGCCAGCTCTCTGAGACGCTCTGCATCCTCCTTATCCCCTTTGCGCTGCGCCGCTTCGGGATCAAGAATGTGATGCTCATCGCGATGGTGGCCTGGGTACTGCGCTTCGGTCTCCTGGGTCTTGGGGACCCTGGCTCGGGCGTATGGCTCTTCCTGCTGAGCATGATCGTCTATGGGGTCGCCTTTGACTTCTTCAACGTCTCGGGCTCGCTCTTCGTGGATAAGGAGACCGACCCCTCGATCCGCTCCAGCGCGCAGGGTCTCTTCATGATCATGACCAATGGGATAGGTGCCACGCTGGGCTCCCTCGGGGCGCAGGCTGTCGTCAATCACTACGTCTATAGCGAGCACGATGCCCATGCGATGCTCGTGGGCTGGAGTGTCAGCTGGTATATCTTCGCAGCCTACGCGGCTGTGGTGGCGCTGCTCTTCGCCCTGCTCTTCCGCTACAAGGGGGATGTGGCTAAGGCTTAG
- a CDS encoding FAD-dependent oxidoreductase, producing the protein MEQIQVTNLIIGFGKAGKTLAADLARAGESVLLVERDAAMYGGTCINVGCIPSKTLLVEGELSARLEDKDAAYQAAIARKTKLVTALRAANYDKLVSIPGLRVLTAEAYFVGPHRLHLEGAEGRYEVTAARIFINTGTRSRRLELPGAADARIYDSRALLSLAERPERLVIVGAGYIALEFACMYQAFGTAVTLLEQGDRFLAREDRDVAEEMQRLLEAKGIKIVLGAAVEGFESRPKAVTTLTTAGRFDSEAVLLAVGRVPNTEALDLDRAGIRTDERGFIVTDEQLRAGEDVWAMGDVAGSPQFTYVSLDDYRIVRDQLLGAGQRTIHNRGVLPTCVFTTPPLAQIGLTEQEAERRGIKYRLHKLPASAIPKAKVLTQTDGLLKALVDPETDLILGATLLCAEAHELANLIKMAIDNDIPASYLRSQIFTHPTIAEGLNDLFA; encoded by the coding sequence ATGGAACAGATCCAAGTCACCAACCTCATCATAGGCTTCGGCAAGGCGGGTAAGACCCTTGCCGCAGACCTAGCTCGTGCGGGCGAGTCCGTGCTCCTCGTCGAGCGTGATGCCGCTATGTACGGCGGCACCTGCATCAATGTCGGCTGCATCCCCTCCAAGACGCTCCTGGTCGAGGGCGAGCTCAGTGCCCGCCTCGAGGATAAGGACGCAGCCTATCAGGCCGCGATAGCGCGCAAGACGAAGCTCGTCACCGCGCTACGTGCGGCCAACTACGACAAGCTCGTCAGCATCCCCGGCCTCCGTGTGCTCACGGCTGAGGCCTACTTCGTCGGGCCGCATCGCCTGCACCTCGAGGGGGCCGAAGGGCGCTACGAGGTCACCGCTGCACGCATCTTCATCAATACGGGCACGCGCAGCCGTCGCCTCGAGCTGCCTGGAGCTGCGGACGCGCGTATCTACGATAGCCGCGCGCTGCTCAGTCTCGCGGAGCGTCCCGAGCGGCTCGTCATCGTGGGCGCAGGCTATATCGCCCTCGAGTTCGCCTGCATGTACCAGGCCTTCGGCACGGCGGTGACCTTGCTCGAGCAGGGCGATCGCTTCCTCGCGCGTGAGGATAGAGACGTCGCCGAGGAGATGCAGCGCCTGCTGGAGGCTAAGGGGATTAAGATCGTGTTGGGAGCGGCCGTCGAGGGCTTCGAGTCGCGCCCCAAGGCCGTGACGACGCTGACGACGGCGGGACGCTTCGACAGTGAAGCCGTACTGCTGGCTGTGGGACGCGTGCCCAATACCGAGGCCCTCGACCTCGATCGCGCGGGTATACGTACCGATGAGCGTGGCTTCATCGTGACGGACGAGCAGCTCCGTGCTGGCGAGGACGTCTGGGCGATGGGCGACGTTGCGGGGAGCCCACAGTTCACCTACGTCTCGCTGGATGACTACCGCATCGTGCGCGATCAGCTCCTCGGGGCGGGGCAGCGCACGATACACAACCGCGGCGTCCTGCCGACCTGCGTCTTCACTACGCCACCGCTGGCGCAGATCGGGCTGACGGAGCAGGAGGCCGAGCGCCGCGGGATCAAGTACCGCCTGCACAAGCTCCCCGCCAGCGCCATCCCCAAGGCGAAGGTCCTCACCCAGACCGATGGCCTGCTGAAGGCACTGGTCGACCCCGAGACCGACCTCATCCTCGGGGCTACGCTCCTCTGTGCCGAGGCGCACGAGCTGGCCAACCTCATCAAGATGGCCATCGACAACGATATCCCCGCCAGCTACCTCCGCTCGCAGATCTTCACCCACCCGACGATCGCCGAGGGGCTCAACGATCTCTTCGCTTAG
- a CDS encoding acyltransferase — protein sequence MISSLQALRFIFALFIFASHYPLQDGQPEALIDGSGPMGVSFFLVLSGFVMCLGYADKVKLPTFSWRDFMKKRIIRLWPLHILCLLVWIVAAGVHSTFRLAPLPLLGNFFMLQSWIPMVEAKGNSVAWCLSDLVFFYALFPYLMRLRAKQLMVGVLVYFGVILAVGTSLPIHTSSGFILRDWFFYFNPLPRLIEFCLGILVYHAYCQAETWGHVAWWQRLSARSRAFVELLPVVFYAVVLFLVRYTGTPGVNVYSYYLPSCVMIYIYALAYKSGAPGLVSNGLSRPWLIYLGQVSFSFYMIHYLVILIVNRVFSWVYPDNHWALRLVITLGITTIGSILVNKYFEQPIARLLSRRSKK from the coding sequence ATGATCTCGTCTTTACAAGCTCTGCGATTTATCTTCGCCCTTTTTATCTTCGCATCCCACTATCCTCTTCAGGATGGTCAGCCGGAAGCACTCATTGATGGGTCGGGGCCCATGGGTGTCTCCTTCTTCCTTGTCTTAAGTGGCTTCGTGATGTGTCTAGGGTATGCTGATAAGGTTAAGCTACCGACTTTTAGTTGGAGAGACTTTATGAAGAAGCGTATCATTCGCTTATGGCCGCTTCATATCCTTTGTCTTTTAGTCTGGATCGTCGCAGCAGGGGTTCATAGTACTTTCCGCCTTGCTCCTCTTCCCTTGCTAGGGAACTTCTTTATGCTGCAGAGTTGGATCCCGATGGTTGAGGCTAAGGGTAATTCTGTGGCTTGGTGCCTTTCGGACCTGGTCTTCTTCTATGCTCTTTTCCCCTATTTGATGCGCTTACGTGCTAAGCAGCTTATGGTAGGGGTGCTCGTATACTTTGGAGTGATTCTAGCGGTTGGGACTTCCCTCCCCATACATACTAGTTCAGGCTTTATCCTGCGCGACTGGTTCTTCTACTTTAATCCTCTGCCACGACTGATTGAGTTCTGCCTTGGGATTCTGGTGTATCATGCGTATTGCCAGGCTGAGACTTGGGGACATGTGGCCTGGTGGCAGCGTTTGTCTGCACGATCGAGAGCCTTTGTAGAACTCCTCCCCGTAGTGTTCTATGCTGTTGTACTCTTCCTAGTTAGATACACAGGTACTCCTGGTGTTAATGTCTATTCGTATTACCTGCCGAGCTGTGTTATGATTTATATCTATGCTCTTGCGTATAAGAGTGGAGCTCCAGGGTTGGTTTCCAATGGACTATCCCGTCCATGGCTGATTTATCTTGGGCAGGTTAGCTTCAGCTTCTACATGATACACTACCTCGTCATCCTGATCGTGAACCGAGTCTTCAGCTGGGTCTATCCAGATAACCACTGGGCACTACGCCTTGTGATTACCCTAGGCATTACGACTATAGGCAGTATTCTCGTCAATAAGTATTTCGAGCAGCCGATTGCACGACTCTTATCGCGTCGCTCTAAGAAGTAG
- a CDS encoding ABC transporter substrate-binding protein, which yields MKLNVPLSLGALALVLSLSACGGGQQRSQQSGVALGGDSIDFAFPVTVEHAHGFTVTNHPEYKELVMYQPGTRDTAAYYILYPRGKEQPQVASRLATYLAVPARTLAVSSSPHVGAVAVLGLQEQLVAISDPEKVNDSITRQRIQEGKVQRIGRGMSKDIEGLIALRPEIYLQDLYSGTEKDEDLIASGIKIVYFNNWKEQDLLGRAEWLKVVALFYGRNAVADSAFRAMQTNYLAAAELAKGAREVTPVMYGLDYKGVWYVPGEHSYIVKAFADARVSCDFIPGQIDSRPSSFEYVFGRNRHKKIWLCLMTGKLEKLSDFLRLNERYIHFDAAREGQVWVDRKQLNREGGNDFWESGPYHPDLVLKDFIKIAHPELLPGYETRYWMLLR from the coding sequence ATGAAGCTCAATGTCCCCCTTTCTCTAGGAGCGCTTGCCCTAGTCCTTAGCCTCTCCGCCTGCGGTGGAGGCCAGCAGCGCAGTCAGCAGTCTGGCGTCGCCCTCGGCGGTGACTCCATAGACTTCGCCTTCCCCGTCACCGTCGAGCATGCCCATGGCTTCACCGTGACCAATCACCCTGAGTATAAGGAGCTGGTGATGTACCAGCCCGGCACGCGCGATACCGCGGCCTACTACATCCTCTACCCACGCGGTAAGGAGCAGCCGCAGGTGGCGAGTCGTCTAGCGACCTACCTCGCCGTACCCGCACGCACCCTCGCCGTCAGCTCTTCGCCTCACGTCGGGGCGGTGGCGGTGCTGGGGCTGCAGGAGCAGCTCGTCGCGATCTCCGACCCCGAGAAGGTCAACGACAGCATCACCCGCCAGCGCATTCAGGAGGGCAAGGTGCAGCGCATCGGCCGCGGCATGAGCAAGGACATCGAGGGCCTCATCGCCCTACGCCCCGAGATCTACCTGCAGGACCTCTACAGCGGTACGGAGAAGGATGAGGACCTCATCGCCTCGGGGATCAAGATCGTCTACTTCAACAACTGGAAGGAGCAGGACCTCCTCGGGCGCGCCGAGTGGCTCAAGGTCGTAGCCCTCTTCTACGGGCGCAATGCCGTGGCGGACTCGGCCTTCCGCGCCATGCAGACCAACTACCTCGCCGCTGCCGAGCTGGCCAAGGGTGCCCGTGAGGTGACGCCCGTCATGTACGGCCTCGACTACAAGGGGGTATGGTACGTGCCTGGCGAGCACTCCTACATCGTCAAGGCCTTCGCCGATGCGCGCGTCAGCTGCGACTTCATCCCAGGGCAGATCGACAGCCGCCCCAGCAGCTTCGAGTACGTCTTCGGGCGCAATAGACACAAGAAGATCTGGCTCTGCCTGATGACGGGCAAGCTGGAGAAGCTCTCCGACTTCCTCCGCCTCAACGAGCGCTACATCCACTTCGACGCTGCCCGTGAGGGTCAGGTGTGGGTCGACCGCAAGCAGCTCAACCGCGAGGGCGGCAATGACTTCTGGGAGAGCGGCCCCTATCACCCCGACCTTGTCCTCAAGGACTTCATCAAGATCGCTCACCCCGAGCTACTCCCCGGCTATGAGACGCGCTACTGGATGCTCCTCCGCTAG
- a CDS encoding glycosyltransferase family 4 protein, translating into MRIAYVILNTWYAGGQTRVLTNKVNYWASKGHEVYIVTSDQDGRSSFYPTDSRVHIEDLGINYFQLDAYSLRQKLTLLPRLFLRHRARMQALFDRIQPDIVVSMFGKDVYVLPFVRTKAATILEAHGARSAWVFSRPGLKGAIQNWVDEHLIRRFDQFVVLTKEDLPNWDVPNRVCIPNGNSFSSPEAAALEAKVAIASGRHTVEKNFESLVRAWAIVHAAHPDWLLRICGQFLDGLDPIINELGLSDCIERKESNDMQQEYMAASISVVSSIHEGFSMALSEANSCGVPNVSYACQCGPRDLIIDGETGFLIEEVGNHELLAAAIIRLIEDEPLRKQMGKKAKEYSQLFSQEAVMARWEELFTQLIAKKRKG; encoded by the coding sequence ATGAGAATCGCTTATGTCATCCTGAATACGTGGTATGCAGGTGGACAGACGAGGGTCCTTACCAATAAGGTAAATTATTGGGCCAGCAAGGGACATGAGGTTTATATTGTTACCTCCGATCAGGATGGAAGGTCTTCCTTCTATCCGACGGATAGTCGAGTACACATTGAGGATCTAGGGATCAACTATTTTCAGCTAGATGCGTACTCACTGAGGCAAAAGCTAACTCTACTTCCTCGTCTATTCCTTCGGCATAGGGCGCGCATGCAGGCTCTCTTCGACAGGATACAGCCAGATATTGTCGTATCCATGTTTGGTAAGGACGTCTATGTGCTGCCCTTTGTGCGGACTAAAGCGGCTACCATACTAGAGGCTCACGGTGCTCGCTCAGCTTGGGTCTTTTCACGACCAGGTCTGAAAGGGGCCATCCAGAACTGGGTCGACGAGCATTTGATTAGACGGTTCGATCAATTCGTTGTGCTGACGAAGGAGGACCTTCCTAATTGGGATGTGCCCAATAGGGTATGCATTCCCAATGGCAACTCATTCTCTTCTCCAGAGGCGGCCGCTCTCGAAGCCAAGGTCGCCATTGCTTCAGGCCGCCATACCGTGGAGAAGAATTTTGAGAGCCTAGTCCGAGCCTGGGCTATCGTCCATGCAGCCCATCCAGACTGGCTTCTGAGGATATGCGGTCAGTTCTTGGATGGCCTTGATCCGATCATTAATGAATTAGGCCTGTCAGATTGCATTGAGCGTAAGGAATCCAACGACATGCAGCAGGAGTATATGGCTGCGTCTATATCCGTCGTGAGCTCGATCCATGAAGGCTTCTCGATGGCTCTCTCGGAGGCTAACTCTTGCGGGGTACCCAATGTCTCCTATGCCTGTCAGTGTGGCCCGCGTGACCTCATCATAGATGGGGAGACGGGCTTCCTTATTGAGGAGGTGGGCAATCATGAGCTTTTGGCCGCCGCGATCATTCGTCTGATCGAGGACGAGCCCCTTCGTAAGCAGATGGGGAAGAAAGCAAAGGAATACTCCCAACTCTTCTCTCAGGAGGCTGTGATGGCTCGCTGGGAGGAGCTCTTCACCCAGCTGATAGCTAAGAAGCGAAAGGGCTAG
- a CDS encoding iron ABC transporter permease — MRRATGCSSASWAALRPQLLFLLLVLGIVVAFFLDIMWGATSLSVGEVWDALWTGDDSVTGTYVVRHFRLPKALTALFAGAGVAVAGLQMQSLFRNPLADTSILGINSGAGVGVAIYTMAYAFFPTVALFNSGVSSWGIILAACIGAAVVLLLITGVASRVRSVVSVLIVGVMVGFLASSIISILQYFSDEETLKTYLLWSFGSVAGTTWRQLHLLMPVVALGLGLALLMPKPMNALALGEGYARSVGTNVPRVRFALIAITSLLAGSITAFTGPIAFLGMAVPHFVRTLFRTSDHRILLPATMLSGALLLLVCDLLTQLPGRGLTLPINALTSLIGAPVVIFVVLRSQRGSFSL, encoded by the coding sequence ATGAGACGCGCTACTGGATGCTCCTCCGCTAGCTGGGCGGCGCTACGCCCGCAGCTACTCTTCCTGCTGCTGGTGCTGGGGATCGTCGTGGCCTTCTTCCTCGACATCATGTGGGGGGCGACCTCGCTCTCGGTGGGCGAGGTGTGGGATGCGCTCTGGACGGGCGATGACAGCGTGACGGGTACCTACGTGGTGCGGCACTTCCGCCTGCCCAAGGCCTTGACGGCGCTCTTCGCAGGGGCGGGCGTAGCGGTGGCTGGGCTGCAGATGCAAAGCCTCTTCCGCAATCCGCTGGCCGATACCTCCATCCTCGGGATCAATAGCGGGGCAGGTGTCGGGGTCGCCATCTACACGATGGCCTACGCCTTCTTCCCCACGGTGGCGCTCTTCAATTCGGGCGTCTCCTCCTGGGGGATCATCCTCGCGGCCTGTATCGGGGCGGCCGTCGTGCTGCTGCTGATCACGGGTGTGGCGAGCCGTGTGCGCAGCGTCGTCTCCGTCCTCATCGTGGGCGTGATGGTCGGCTTCCTCGCTAGCTCCATCATCTCCATCCTGCAGTACTTCAGTGACGAGGAGACGCTGAAGACCTACCTCTTGTGGTCCTTCGGGAGCGTCGCGGGGACGACTTGGCGCCAGCTGCATCTGCTGATGCCCGTGGTGGCGCTGGGCCTGGGCCTGGCGCTGCTGATGCCCAAGCCTATGAACGCCCTAGCCCTCGGCGAGGGCTATGCTCGCTCGGTGGGGACGAATGTACCCCGCGTGCGCTTTGCCCTCATCGCCATCACCAGCCTCTTGGCGGGGAGTATCACAGCCTTCACGGGGCCGATTGCCTTCCTTGGGATGGCGGTGCCGCACTTTGTCCGTACGCTCTTCCGCACCAGCGATCACCGCATCCTCCTGCCTGCGACGATGCTCTCGGGGGCGCTGCTGCTGCTCGTCTGCGACCTGCTGACGCAGCTGCCAGGGCGCGGCCTCACGCTGCCGATCAATGCCCTGACTTCGCTCATCGGTGCCCCTGTGGTGATCTTCGTCGTCCTGCGCAGCCAGCGCGGGAGCTTCTCGCTTTAG
- a CDS encoding DUF4270 family protein: MKQLKSLRWGLGALVALPLLASCSDSLSDIGESVQPGQDKVTGQITYVQFAASTVASPEVNSTSQEALLGELVDAQYGTVRGEYITQVRTAAGFKIDSLPAGGGIDSVSLRLFYQQRAGNALAPINIEVYEVAKGFTGSSVSVKDLENYRKTAQLLTSKTIVPGRDAIKLKDGTDSAFYINIPLRNASGVYSDLGQRILDLSRSNPEYFLTQESFGKNVLGGLLVTPATGSGYLLEIAQTELILHYHHPARLKPDSIVKAQQPMVSTLLTPRLNGISATDLSALTAPSSDHTYIKGPAGVTTELTLSAADLQRLARKAPAPASGMTARDFFGRVWMLADAPLSLRVDNPAQLTLNPSAFMVLLESDSVRSFFGSATPSVRAGYSYISDRYQVERPVYNFRNVAQLIMRHLAAHAKYTTDGWTVTEPLKVQIYPVSYNTSQGVTLTLQPNLFPNFVRLSKKPETLRVGFVSSLIQQQ; this comes from the coding sequence ATGAAGCAGCTCAAGTCGCTCCGCTGGGGGCTCGGTGCCCTCGTGGCCCTGCCCCTCCTGGCGTCCTGCTCCGATAGCCTCTCCGACATCGGGGAGAGCGTACAGCCTGGTCAGGATAAGGTCACGGGGCAGATCACCTACGTGCAGTTTGCTGCCTCCACCGTGGCCTCGCCCGAGGTCAATAGTACCTCTCAGGAGGCGCTCCTAGGCGAACTCGTAGACGCACAGTATGGTACCGTGCGCGGTGAGTACATCACCCAGGTGCGTACGGCTGCGGGATTCAAGATCGACTCGCTACCCGCTGGGGGCGGCATCGACTCGGTGAGCCTGCGCCTCTTCTACCAGCAGCGTGCCGGTAACGCCCTTGCCCCGATCAATATCGAGGTCTACGAGGTCGCTAAGGGCTTCACGGGCAGCAGCGTCTCGGTCAAGGACCTAGAGAACTACCGCAAGACGGCTCAGCTGCTTACCTCCAAGACCATAGTCCCAGGGCGTGATGCCATCAAGCTCAAGGACGGGACGGACTCGGCCTTCTACATCAACATCCCGCTACGCAATGCCTCGGGCGTCTACTCCGACCTCGGGCAGCGTATCCTCGACCTCTCGCGCTCCAATCCCGAGTACTTCCTCACGCAGGAGAGCTTCGGGAAGAACGTCCTCGGAGGCCTCCTGGTGACGCCTGCTACGGGGAGTGGCTACCTGCTGGAGATCGCTCAGACCGAGCTCATCCTGCACTACCACCATCCTGCACGCCTCAAGCCCGACAGCATCGTCAAGGCCCAGCAGCCTATGGTCAGCACGCTGCTGACGCCGCGCCTCAATGGCATATCTGCCACCGACCTCAGTGCCCTCACCGCTCCGAGTAGCGACCATACCTATATTAAGGGTCCTGCTGGGGTGACCACCGAGCTGACGCTCTCGGCTGCTGACCTACAGCGTCTGGCGCGCAAGGCTCCAGCACCTGCCTCGGGGATGACGGCTCGCGACTTCTTCGGCCGCGTGTGGATGCTGGCCGACGCTCCGCTGTCGCTGCGCGTGGACAATCCCGCTCAGCTGACGCTCAACCCCTCGGCCTTCATGGTGCTACTGGAGTCAGACTCGGTGCGTAGCTTCTTCGGCTCTGCTACGCCCTCCGTGCGCGCGGGCTACTCCTACATCTCGGATCGCTACCAGGTGGAGCGCCCCGTGTACAACTTCCGCAACGTCGCCCAGCTGATCATGCGGCACCTGGCGGCACATGCCAAGTACACCACGGACGGCTGGACGGTCACCGAGCCGCTCAAGGTGCAGATCTACCCCGTGAGCTACAATACGAGTCAGGGCGTGACGCTGACGCTGCAGCCCAATCTCTTCCCCAACTTCGTACGCCTCTCCAAGAAGCCCGAGACGCTGCGCGTCGGCTTCGTCTCCTCGCTCATCCAGCAGCAGTAG